From the Dunckerocampus dactyliophorus isolate RoL2022-P2 chromosome 12, RoL_Ddac_1.1, whole genome shotgun sequence genome, one window contains:
- the LOC129191595 gene encoding uncharacterized protein LOC129191595: MSGLAFCPRRSDKENKPIYGSQNKDTDCLQEFSECAACKRNDNVTLILPCSHAMCMHCISAEKAKRSARSPRHHLSCSVLCPLCRYDVELPCKTWASALSCLPKYPTLKSARGSQETDRQPPEHMQGEIYSVVADDETAQCSSACSFATPPVESNVDLREEDMERSVFGIRFALDPLTAPTSLHLSNSSLIVAYREEIPPGPRPDNNVRRSMMTSDPGVTHDIPQVCADVIIAQGQYYWEVDVYNSSIYRIGVSSLDSSEGWWLERHGLSFCTDYDGCKEPLFTVPPQIKTLGLFLNFGGGALSFYNPVTQEHLVTLPTCFNASGVLPTLGLGQGLLRMRCGLPPPHYVFLSKNSAYRGPHGASRGQWYRDMTFQSVRKVIQKFEDLSASNSRLRCLVPSGHQGTNPSRLAGQETGPE; encoded by the exons ATGTCAGGACTGGCTTTTTGTCCCAGAAGAAGTGACAAGGAAAATAAACCTATCTACGGGAGTCAAAATAAGGACACAGATTGTTTGCAGGAGTTCTCCGAATGTGCTGCTTGTAAAAGAAATGATAATGTTACCCTGATCCTGCCATGCTCTCatgccatgtgcatgcactgTATATCTGCCGAAAAGGCAAAGAGGTCTGCTCGGTCCCCCCGGCATCATCTGAGCTGCTCTGTGTTGTGTCCACTGTGTCGGTATGATGTGGAGCTGCCCTGCAAGACGTGGGCATCTGCTTTGTCCTGTCTCCCAAAATATCCCACTCTTAAGTCTGCACGCGGCAGCCAGGAGACTGACAGACAACCACCAGAACATATGCAA GGGGAAATCTACTCCGTGGTTGCAGATGACGAAACAGCACAAT GTTCCAGCGCTTGCAGTTTCGCTACACCACCAGTTGAGAGCAATGTCGATCTACGGGAGGAGGACATGGAACGGTCTGTTTTTG GTATACGTTTTGCTTTGGACCCATTAACGGCTCCCACTTCCCTCCATTTGTCCAACTCCTCCCTCATTGTCGCTTACCGAGAAGAGATCCCTCCTGGTCCACGTCCAGACAACAATGTCAGGAGGTCGATGATGACCTCTGACCCAGGAGTTACACATGACATCCCTCAGGTTTGCGCTGATGTCATCATTGCACAGGGGCAGTATTACTGGGAGGTGGATGTCTACAACAGCTCCATCTACAGAATCG GTGTGAGCTCCCTGGACAGTTCTGAAGGCTGGTGGCTGGAAAGACATGGTTTGTCCTTTTGTACCGATTATGATGGATGCAAGGAGCCACTCTTCACTGTGCCTCCTCAGATCAAAACCCTCGGACTCTTCCTTAACTTTGGAGGCGGGGCTCTTAGCTTCTACAACCCTGTGACCCAGGAGCACCTGGTCACTCTGCCTACCTGTTTCAATGCCTCAGGAGTGCTTCCTACTCTGGGCCTTGGCCAGGGTTTGCTTCGAATGCGTTGCGGCCTCCCACCTCCTCACTATGTGTTCCTCAGTAAAAACTCAGCCTACAGAGGCCCTCATGGAGCCAGTAGAGGACAGTGGTACAGGGATATGACCTTCCAATCAGTGCGCAAAGTTATTCAAAAGTTTGAGGATCTGTCTGCATCAAACTCTAGGCTTAGATGCCTAGTACCTAGTGGACACCAGGGAACCAATCCCTCTAGACTTGCAGGACAGGAAACTGGGCCTGAATAA